The following are from one region of the Poecilia reticulata strain Guanapo linkage group LG7, Guppy_female_1.0+MT, whole genome shotgun sequence genome:
- the rbp7a gene encoding retinoid-binding protein 7a — MPTSLCGTWDMISNVNFDAYMNALGIGVYLRKIALRLKLRKVIEQQGDQYIIKTLSTFRNYAISFKTGQEFEEFTKGLDNRHIKSTVTWQGNKLTCEQVGEKKNRGWAHWVEGDKLHLELHCDGEVCKQVFKKNVNE; from the exons ATGCCTACCAGTCTGTGTGGAACATGGGACATGATCAGCAATGTCAACTTCGATGCCTACATGAATGCACTTG GTATCGGTGTTTATTTGAGAAAGATTGCCCTGCGGCTGAAGCTGAGAAAGGTGATTGAGCAGCAGGGAGACCAGTATATCATCAAAACTCTCAGCACCTTCAGAAACTATGCCATCTCCTTCAAAACCGGTCAAGAGTTTGAGGAGTTCACAAAGGGACTGGACAACAGGCACATCAAG TCGACAGTGACGTGGCAGGGGAATAAACTAACGTGTGAGCAGGTTGGAGAGAAGAAGAACCGAGGCTGGGCTCACTGGGTCGAAGGCGACAAGCTCCATCTG GAACTGCACTGTGATGGAGAAGTCTGCAAGCAGGTGTTTAAGAAGAATGTAAACGAGTAA